In Devosia sp. 1566, a single genomic region encodes these proteins:
- a CDS encoding Gfo/Idh/MocA family oxidoreductase has translation MTDQPVRVLVAGLGTMGRSHALAYHNEPGFEIVGVVTRSGKVPEELKAYPHFADFYEALAATKPELASINTYTDTHAPYAIAAMEAGAHVFLEKPIAATVEDARRVVETARKHQRKLVIGYILRHHPSWIDFIAKARELGPPYVFRLNLNQQSAGSFWKVHKTLMESTSPIVDCGVHYVDVMCQITDAKPVQVRGLGVRLTDEIAPEQFNYGHLQVAFDDGSVGWYEAGWGPMISETAFFVKDVISAKGAVSIVMDEGARSSDHSTHTKTARIRTHHAELQADGSFARADEWLSTEDEPGHDELCAREQRFMLRAIREDIDLSKHNEDAVRSLEIVLAADQSAREMRAIDL, from the coding sequence ATGACCGATCAACCTGTTCGCGTGCTTGTTGCCGGCTTAGGAACCATGGGGCGCAGCCATGCGCTGGCCTATCACAATGAACCCGGTTTCGAGATCGTCGGCGTGGTGACCCGCAGCGGCAAGGTGCCCGAAGAGCTCAAGGCCTATCCGCATTTTGCCGATTTCTACGAGGCGCTGGCGGCGACCAAGCCGGAGCTCGCTTCCATCAACACCTATACCGACACCCACGCCCCCTATGCCATTGCGGCGATGGAAGCAGGCGCCCATGTGTTTCTGGAAAAGCCGATCGCCGCCACGGTGGAAGACGCCCGGCGCGTGGTGGAAACGGCGAGGAAACACCAGCGCAAGCTCGTTATCGGCTATATCCTGCGCCACCATCCGTCCTGGATCGACTTCATCGCCAAGGCGCGCGAACTGGGCCCGCCATATGTGTTCCGCCTCAACCTCAACCAGCAATCGGCCGGCTCGTTCTGGAAGGTGCACAAGACCTTGATGGAGTCCACTTCGCCTATCGTCGACTGCGGCGTGCATTATGTCGACGTCATGTGCCAGATCACCGATGCCAAGCCCGTGCAGGTGCGCGGATTGGGCGTGCGGCTGACCGACGAGATCGCGCCCGAGCAGTTCAACTACGGGCATCTGCAGGTCGCGTTCGATGACGGCTCGGTTGGCTGGTACGAAGCGGGCTGGGGCCCGATGATCAGCGAAACGGCGTTTTTCGTCAAAGACGTGATTTCGGCCAAGGGGGCGGTGTCGATCGTCATGGACGAAGGCGCACGTTCCTCAGACCATTCGACCCACACCAAGACGGCACGCATCCGCACCCACCATGCTGAACTGCAGGCCGATGGCAGCTTTGCGCGGGCCGATGAATGGCTGTCCACCGAGGATGAGCCCGGCCACGATGAGCTGTGCGCACGCGAGCAGCGCTTCATGCTGCGGGCCATCCGCGAGGACATCGATCTGTCCAAGCACAATGAAGACGCGGTGCGCTCGCTCGAGATCGTCCTGGCCGCCGACCAGAGCGCGCGCGAAATGCGCGCCATCGACCTTTAG
- a CDS encoding ATP-binding cassette domain-containing protein, protein MADIATRLRLNAVTKNFGSTEVIRGVDLEVGDGEFVVFVGPSGCGKSTLLRMIAGLEDASSGSIEIDGKVVNNLPPAKRGIAMVFQTYALYPHLTVRNNMALAMKQAGEPAADIEARVAEASRMLSLEPYLERRPAELSGGQRQRVAIGRALTRKPKLFLFDEPLSNLDAALRVNTRLEIARLHRQLKATMIYVTHDQVEAMTLADRIVVLNAGRIEQVGSPMELYNKPASTFVAGFIGSPQMNFIPAEKLGVADAATIGIRPEHLTVSTTEGQLATRVMHVEHLGADTNLYLESEAAGLITVRLFGEQAFTPETTVFVTPNPLYLHRFDAQGRAVA, encoded by the coding sequence ATGGCTGACATTGCTACCCGCCTGCGCCTCAATGCCGTAACCAAGAACTTTGGCTCGACCGAGGTTATCCGCGGCGTCGACCTCGAAGTGGGCGACGGGGAATTCGTGGTTTTTGTCGGCCCCTCCGGCTGCGGCAAGTCCACCCTTCTGCGCATGATCGCCGGGCTCGAGGACGCCAGTTCGGGCAGCATCGAAATCGACGGCAAAGTGGTCAACAACCTGCCGCCGGCCAAGCGCGGCATCGCCATGGTGTTCCAGACCTATGCGCTTTATCCCCACCTGACGGTGCGCAACAACATGGCGCTGGCGATGAAGCAGGCGGGCGAGCCGGCCGCCGACATCGAAGCACGGGTGGCGGAAGCCAGCCGCATGCTGTCGCTCGAGCCCTATCTCGAGCGGCGGCCCGCCGAGCTTTCGGGTGGCCAGCGCCAGCGTGTCGCCATCGGCCGCGCGCTGACGCGCAAGCCCAAGCTCTTTTTATTCGACGAGCCCCTCTCCAATCTTGATGCCGCGCTGCGGGTCAATACGCGGCTTGAGATCGCCCGGCTGCATCGGCAGCTCAAGGCGACGATGATCTATGTCACCCATGACCAGGTCGAAGCGATGACGCTGGCCGACCGGATCGTCGTGCTCAACGCCGGCAGGATCGAGCAGGTCGGCTCCCCCATGGAGCTTTACAACAAGCCCGCCAGCACCTTTGTCGCCGGCTTTATCGGTTCGCCGCAGATGAACTTCATTCCGGCTGAAAAGCTGGGTGTTGCCGACGCTGCCACCATCGGTATCCGGCCCGAGCACCTGACGGTCAGCACCACCGAGGGGCAGCTTGCAACCCGCGTGATGCATGTGGAGCATCTGGGCGCCGACACCAATCTTTACCTTGAAAGCGAGGCGGCGGGACTGATCACCGTCCGCTTGTTTGGCGAACAAGCCTTCACGCCCGAAACGACGGTATTTGTTACCCCCAACCCGCTTTACCTGCACCGCTTCGATGCACAAGGCCGGGCCGTAGCCTGA
- a CDS encoding tripartite tricarboxylate transporter permease, translating into MFDGLLLLGQGIGHFLNPQSLFNVVWATLLGLVIGILPGLTATMGVALLVTLTYKMAPDQAILTLMCVYLGAIYGGSRTAILLNIPGTPANAAAALDGHPLALQGKAGLAMGLATTSSTLGTLVGIFFLAIIAPLLSEAALKFGSYEYFWLALFGVVISGQMSGSDTPLKGYIAGILGLLIAMIGMETLHAHQRFTFGIQALGGGIDLIPAMVGAFGFAEILSAMKRRAVAQIAAVNDRVVPTLGEVFRYWRTIIRSGLIGTFVGIIPGVGEDVGSWTSYAAAKRASKHPEEFGKGSQEGLIAAETGDNAVVSAAMIPTLTLALPGSAAAAVLIAAMYIHDIRPGPMLMVENPAFLYQVVAMLLLATLANFIFGLSLTKLFIKVLMVPRERLMAVIYVLCVVGSFAITQRMFDVYVMLCFGIVGFVLREMKYPMAPLVLGIILGDLLDLNLRRGLQLTNGDPSPFFTRPISAVLCLVIVITIIMSVPAVSRRAGAVLKRQMS; encoded by the coding sequence ATGTTCGATGGATTGCTGCTGCTGGGGCAGGGGATTGGTCACTTCCTCAATCCCCAGTCCTTGTTCAATGTCGTGTGGGCTACGCTCCTCGGCCTCGTGATTGGCATCCTGCCGGGTCTGACCGCCACCATGGGCGTTGCCCTCCTTGTCACGCTCACCTACAAAATGGCACCCGATCAGGCGATCCTGACGCTGATGTGCGTTTATCTGGGTGCCATCTATGGCGGCAGCCGCACCGCCATCCTGCTCAATATTCCGGGGACGCCCGCCAATGCTGCCGCAGCGCTGGATGGTCACCCATTGGCTCTGCAAGGGAAGGCGGGGCTGGCGATGGGGCTCGCGACAACCTCCTCGACACTGGGCACCTTGGTCGGAATCTTCTTTCTCGCCATCATCGCCCCGCTTCTGTCCGAGGCCGCGCTGAAGTTTGGCTCCTATGAGTATTTCTGGCTGGCGCTGTTCGGGGTGGTGATCTCGGGCCAAATGTCGGGTAGCGACACGCCGCTCAAGGGCTATATCGCCGGCATATTGGGCTTGCTCATTGCCATGATCGGAATGGAAACCCTGCATGCCCATCAGCGCTTCACCTTCGGCATCCAGGCGCTTGGCGGCGGCATCGACCTTATCCCCGCCATGGTCGGTGCCTTCGGCTTTGCCGAAATTCTTTCCGCGATGAAGCGGCGCGCGGTGGCCCAGATTGCCGCGGTCAATGACCGGGTCGTTCCTACCCTCGGGGAAGTCTTTCGCTATTGGCGCACGATCATTCGCTCGGGCTTGATCGGCACCTTTGTCGGCATCATCCCGGGCGTCGGTGAAGACGTTGGCTCCTGGACGTCCTACGCCGCCGCCAAGCGCGCCTCCAAGCATCCCGAGGAATTCGGCAAAGGCAGCCAAGAAGGCCTGATCGCCGCCGAAACCGGGGACAATGCCGTCGTTTCGGCTGCCATGATCCCGACCCTGACCCTGGCATTGCCCGGCTCTGCCGCGGCAGCGGTGCTGATCGCGGCCATGTATATCCACGACATCAGACCCGGCCCGATGCTGATGGTGGAGAACCCGGCCTTCCTTTACCAGGTGGTCGCCATGCTGCTATTGGCCACCTTGGCCAATTTCATCTTCGGGCTATCGCTCACCAAGCTGTTCATCAAGGTCCTGATGGTGCCGCGGGAACGGCTGATGGCGGTGATCTATGTTCTCTGCGTGGTTGGCTCGTTCGCCATCACGCAACGCATGTTCGACGTCTATGTGATGCTGTGCTTTGGCATTGTCGGGTTCGTTTTGCGAGAGATGAAATACCCCATGGCCCCGCTGGTGCTCGGCATCATCTTGGGTGACTTGCTCGACCTCAATTTGCGCCGCGGCCTGCAATTGACCAATGGCGATCCCTCGCCATTTTTCACCCGCCCCATCAGTGCCGTCCTTTGCCTCGTGATCGTGATCACGATAATCATGTCGGTGCCGGCTGTGTCGAGGCGGGCGGGAGCGGTGTTGAAACGGCAAATGTCCTGA